The Methylacidimicrobium sp. B4 genome contains a region encoding:
- a CDS encoding PDZ domain-containing protein: MSRKAWRRGWSWAWFCVLVLGGSIAIPSPGRAAEGPLVTNPPMIMVFPVEDGPGGVHFRYPVAINEQTIVHPQDKLRTLYVKPELEEKVEEAQQNQEHKEAAYSRKSTPDPLSVTPAERALQKFTRTVWPSKTTFLQALEVLNGSDIRLIYERGEEKKVCDEPVSLPAGLLLAAVDGRIAVLAVQAGEPGERGGFQPGDRIITIQGEPFLGTLEEFLEVYRRANLGRKSGEIPSLRFTVYREGSAEPVAVSLPLPPSLQQSLLDVAPEIGRGRSE, encoded by the coding sequence ATGAGCCGGAAGGCTTGGCGGCGCGGTTGGTCCTGGGCCTGGTTCTGCGTCCTCGTTCTGGGCGGCTCGATCGCGATCCCGAGCCCCGGGCGGGCGGCGGAAGGGCCCCTGGTCACCAATCCTCCCATGATCATGGTCTTCCCCGTGGAAGACGGCCCGGGTGGCGTCCATTTCCGGTATCCTGTCGCCATCAATGAACAGACCATCGTTCACCCGCAGGACAAGCTTCGGACTCTCTACGTAAAGCCCGAGCTCGAGGAAAAGGTCGAGGAAGCGCAGCAGAATCAAGAGCATAAGGAGGCGGCCTACTCGCGGAAGTCGACGCCCGATCCCTTGAGCGTAACTCCTGCGGAGCGCGCGTTGCAAAAGTTCACCCGCACGGTCTGGCCTTCCAAGACCACCTTTCTCCAGGCGCTTGAGGTCCTGAACGGCTCGGACATCCGGCTGATTTATGAGCGGGGAGAAGAGAAGAAGGTTTGCGACGAACCGGTGAGCCTGCCCGCCGGCCTGTTGCTGGCTGCGGTCGACGGGCGCATTGCGGTCCTGGCTGTCCAGGCGGGAGAGCCCGGGGAGCGCGGCGGCTTCCAGCCCGGGGATCGGATCATCACGATCCAGGGAGAGCCTTTCCTGGGAACGCTCGAGGAATTCCTGGAAGTCTATCGGAGAGCCAACCTCGGCCGAAAATCGGGAGAGATCCCCTCACTCCGCTTTACCGTCTACCGGGAGGGAAGCGCGGAGCCGGTCGCCGTCTCGCTTCCCCTCCCTCCCAGCTTGCAGCAGAGTCTCCTGGACGTTGCTCCGGAGATCGGGCGCGGCCGCTCGGAATGA
- a CDS encoding 6-carboxytetrahydropterin synthase, with product MRVTIEKDFGFEAAQQLPGFPEGHKCRRLHGHSFEVRIAVEGEVDPATHILYDHARISRAVEPLLVQLDHQLLNEIPGLENPTIESMAHWFWERLEPLLPGLSRISICETPRVRCHYHGPSASRTGP from the coding sequence ATGCGCGTAACGATTGAAAAGGATTTTGGCTTCGAGGCGGCGCAGCAGCTGCCCGGCTTCCCGGAAGGCCACAAGTGCCGGCGCCTCCACGGCCACAGCTTCGAGGTCCGCATTGCGGTCGAGGGCGAAGTCGACCCCGCCACTCACATTCTCTACGACCACGCGAGGATCTCCCGGGCGGTCGAGCCGCTTTTGGTGCAGCTCGATCACCAGCTCCTCAACGAGATTCCTGGCCTCGAAAACCCGACGATCGAGTCGATGGCCCACTGGTTCTGGGAAAGGCTCGAGCCGCTCCTCCCGGGTCTTTCCCGGATTTCGATTTGCGAAACCCCGCGGGTCCGCTGCCACTATCACGGCCCCAGCGCCTCCCGAACTGGCCCATGA
- a CDS encoding aldo/keto reductase, with translation MQLQPLGKTGLQVSPLGLGAAEIGFTGMEQSAATELLHFAIDHGIHVIDTAAGYESSEERIGKALGPRRRQCVLVSKCGWAEEREADPGPWTAGQIGLSIERSLRRLRTDHIDVMLLHSCDQAILERGDAMAALQRAREAGKVRFIGYSGDGEAAAFACRQDEVEVIETSINFCDQANLETVLPAAREARVGVLAKRSLANGAWRRAEEIDPVYREYARPYAERFRAMGITLAELGLKEMGWAEMALRFVLSQPGVQVALVGSVRLEHLFGNLEAARRGPLPEEAVTRLRRAFAQAESRSAERWGGLR, from the coding sequence ATGCAGCTCCAACCGCTTGGCAAGACCGGGCTCCAGGTTTCCCCGCTCGGGCTGGGAGCCGCCGAAATCGGCTTCACGGGCATGGAGCAGTCGGCGGCCACCGAGCTGCTCCACTTTGCGATCGACCACGGGATCCACGTGATCGACACTGCTGCGGGCTACGAAAGCTCCGAGGAGCGGATCGGCAAGGCGCTCGGTCCCCGGCGACGGCAGTGCGTGCTCGTCTCCAAATGCGGATGGGCGGAGGAGCGGGAGGCGGATCCGGGGCCCTGGACCGCGGGGCAGATCGGGCTGTCGATCGAGCGGTCGCTCCGGCGGCTGCGGACCGACCATATCGATGTGATGCTGCTCCACTCCTGCGACCAAGCGATCCTTGAGCGCGGCGATGCGATGGCTGCCCTGCAGCGGGCGCGGGAGGCGGGCAAGGTCCGGTTCATCGGCTACTCGGGGGACGGCGAAGCGGCGGCATTCGCCTGTCGGCAGGACGAGGTGGAGGTCATCGAGACCAGCATCAATTTTTGCGATCAGGCGAACCTCGAGACGGTATTGCCTGCGGCCCGGGAAGCCCGGGTTGGAGTCCTCGCCAAGCGGTCACTAGCCAACGGGGCCTGGCGACGCGCGGAAGAGATCGATCCCGTCTATCGCGAATATGCGCGGCCCTACGCCGAGCGTTTCCGAGCGATGGGGATCACCTTGGCCGAGCTGGGGCTCAAGGAGATGGGGTGGGCGGAAATGGCTCTCCGCTTCGTCCTCTCCCAGCCGGGGGTTCAGGTCGCCCTGGTTGGGAGCGTTCGCCTGGAGCATCTTTTCGGCAACCTGGAAGCCGCTCGGCGCGGTCCCCTGCCCGAGGAGGCCGTGACGCGGCTGCGCCGAGCCTTTGCTCAAGCCGAGAGCCGGTCGGCGGAACGGTGGGGAGGGTTGCGATGA
- a CDS encoding DUF167 domain-containing protein, producing the protein MKGKAAGAGTAPSRNRLAVRVVPNARKSEIAGWTDGVLRVRLQAPAVEGRANEELIRFLAEVFGTRRSSVVIVRGEKSREKVIAIEGWEPREANDESAESYAMRRAAEGSRRGGIGP; encoded by the coding sequence ATGAAAGGAAAGGCAGCAGGCGCCGGGACAGCGCCCTCTCGGAACCGGCTCGCCGTGCGGGTCGTTCCGAATGCGCGGAAGAGCGAGATCGCAGGGTGGACGGACGGAGTGCTGCGCGTGCGGCTCCAGGCGCCGGCCGTCGAAGGACGGGCCAACGAGGAGTTGATCCGGTTCCTTGCGGAGGTCTTCGGGACGCGGCGATCGAGCGTTGTGATCGTGCGGGGTGAGAAATCGCGCGAAAAGGTGATCGCAATCGAAGGGTGGGAGCCGAGGGAGGCAAACGACGAGTCCGCCGAATCCTATGCGATGCGCCGTGCGGCGGAGGGGTCCAGGAGAGGGGGCATTGGCCCATGA